In a genomic window of Colias croceus chromosome 20, ilColCroc2.1:
- the LOC123701099 gene encoding putative peptidyl-prolyl cis-trans isomerase dodo isoform X2, whose amino-acid sequence MPTDKEGPLPEGWEMRKSRSTGMAYFLNTYTKKSQWERPDAPADPGEIRCSHILVKHAQSRRPSSWREDNITRSKEEALEILKNYRKQIVAEEATFVDIATKFSDCSSAKRGGDLGSFGRGQMQKPFEEEAYKLKIGQLSKPVETDSGVHIILRTA is encoded by the coding sequence ATGCCAACTGACAAGGAGGGACCATTGCCCGAAGGATGGGAGATGAGGAAGAGCAGGTCAACGGGTATGGCATACTTTCTAAACACATACACGAAGAAATCGCAGTGGGAGCGTCCCGACGCGCCCGCCGACCCAGGTGAGATCCGATGCAGCCATATTCTTGTTAAGCACGCGCAAAGCCGGCGGCCATCGTCATGGCGCGAAGACAACATCACGCGTAGCAAGGAGGAAGCTTTAGAGATCCTAAAGAACTATAGGAAGCAAATAGTAGCAGAAGAAGCAACATTTGTGGATATCGCTACAAAGTTCTCTGACTGCTCATCAGCTAAGCGTGGAGGTGATCTTGGCTCATTTGGACGTGGTCAAATGCAGAAGCCATTTGAGGAAGAGGCTTATAAGCTAAAGATTGGACAACTCAGCAAGCCTGTTGAAACCGATTCCGGTGTTCACATCATCTTGAGAACTgcttaa